In a single window of the Halictus rubicundus isolate RS-2024b unplaced genomic scaffold, iyHalRubi1_principal scaffold0025, whole genome shotgun sequence genome:
- the LOC143363154 gene encoding uncharacterized protein LOC143363154 — MPMESPPRYYGPEVSLELRSGSQVIVNVECRETNSMCPSRSYSSRNSEYFCRSISSFSRLLSDDKSKRTAADRGTPTSVPGVATNAPRTSANRLGGLVQAELTRIAPEVQRCHSSWMRLCPSAPSRRAFEQLEEYPLVRFDSRGGGDHTHLPPEVIPPYSESGSPRRPTGVRGGAS; from the exons ATGCCGATGGAATCGCCACCTCGTTATTACGGCCCAGAGGTCAGTTTGGAGCTTCGGTCCGGCAGCCAGGTAATCGTTAATG TCGAGTGTCGCGAGACGAACTCCATGTGCCCGAGCCGTTCGTACTCCTCCAGAAATTCGGAGTATTTCTGTCGGAGCATCTCGTCCTTTTCTCGTCTCCTTTCGGACGATAAGAGCAAGCGAACGGCAGCCGATCGCGGAACCCCGACATCGGTGCCTGGGGTGGCAACGAACG CTCCCAGAACCTCTGCCAATCGTCTCGGAGGTCTCGTGCAGGCTGAACTAACAAGGATCGCACCCGAGGTCCAGCGCTGTCATTCTTCGTGGATGAGGTTGTGCCCATCGGCGCCCAgccgaagggcgttcgaacaattgGAGGAGTACCCATTGGTCCGATTCGATTCTCGAGGAGGAGGTGACCACACGCATCTGCCCCCAGAAGTAATTCCACCCTATTCGGAGAGCGGAAGTCCTCGTCGGCCAACGGGAGTCCGTGGAG GTGCTT